In Atribacterota bacterium, the following proteins share a genomic window:
- a CDS encoding type II secretion system protein: MWRNLERWMLLQTTGRQERKPKDQGVTLVEVILVVAILGFGITATSVLFSTNLRTGASNREQLACAALVHDVMERLRTLPFRAENGKSIETLATYLGGSNTLNAFYQYMDVPPEEWAAFTAVIPNVLDFSTLTLSERSHEYMVELKIRWKSTMPPVRVMTTIVEGGINDLLQAR; encoded by the coding sequence CCACAGGGCGCCAGGAAAGGAAACCCAAAGACCAAGGTGTAACCCTGGTCGAAGTGATCCTCGTGGTTGCCATCCTCGGTTTTGGAATCACGGCTACCTCGGTCCTTTTTTCGACCAATTTGCGTACTGGGGCCAGTAACCGGGAACAGTTGGCTTGTGCCGCTCTGGTTCACGATGTCATGGAACGGCTGCGAACGCTCCCTTTTCGGGCTGAAAACGGGAAAAGTATTGAAACACTGGCGACGTATCTTGGGGGGAGTAACACCTTGAACGCTTTTTACCAATACATGGATGTACCTCCTGAGGAATGGGCCGCATTCACGGCTGTGATTCCCAATGTTTTGGATTTTTCCACACTGACTCTATCGGAACGTTCTCATGAGTACATGGTAGAACTCAAGATACGGTGGAAATCGACCATGCCACCGGTACGGGTAATGACCACCATCGTGGAAGGAGGTATCAATGATCTTCTCCAGGCTCGATAG
- a CDS encoding beta-propeller fold lactonase family protein translates to MRTVFWMGILGMFLVMSFNPLFALNLPAGGQGPWGVGITQDAQNLIVANVNSNEVAFIDIPSGTVLAQVVSGQSPKNLVLSGDGSICYVVNSQSNDVSIIDVPSREEVGRIGVTGSPQNLCFTPGGQFLLVANWTPNSVSIIDVTQNTEIGSIATDLSPYGMAILPDGSRALVTNYDSNNVSVIDLALRREVGRIAVGEKPWDIAVTPQGDYVLVVNTKSNSVSMVATGTLQVVREIPVGEWPWYIAISHDGRFAYVTNNTSRSISVIDVAAQAVVKTLDLGFKPWAIVLSGDDSKAFVVNNDEEVITVVDLATE, encoded by the coding sequence ATGAGAACGGTGTTTTGGATGGGGATACTGGGGATGTTCTTGGTGATGAGTTTCAATCCTTTGTTTGCCCTTAATCTTCCCGCAGGAGGTCAGGGTCCTTGGGGAGTAGGCATAACTCAGGATGCGCAGAACCTCATCGTGGCCAACGTCAATTCAAACGAGGTCGCTTTTATTGATATACCAAGTGGTACGGTCCTTGCACAAGTGGTTTCCGGGCAAAGCCCCAAGAATCTGGTCCTCTCCGGAGATGGAAGTATCTGTTACGTGGTCAACTCGCAATCGAATGACGTCTCGATCATTGATGTACCAAGTCGGGAAGAAGTAGGACGTATCGGGGTTACGGGTTCGCCACAAAACTTGTGCTTTACTCCCGGCGGCCAGTTCCTTCTGGTGGCAAACTGGACACCGAACAGCGTGTCCATAATCGATGTCACCCAGAACACGGAAATTGGAAGTATTGCTACGGACCTTTCTCCATATGGTATGGCCATTCTTCCCGATGGTTCAAGAGCTCTGGTTACGAATTACGACTCGAACAATGTGTCGGTCATTGACCTTGCTTTACGGAGGGAAGTGGGACGAATTGCCGTGGGTGAAAAGCCGTGGGATATTGCCGTTACTCCCCAGGGTGACTATGTCTTGGTTGTCAATACCAAGTCGAATAGTGTTTCCATGGTTGCCACGGGTACCCTTCAGGTGGTTCGAGAAATTCCGGTTGGCGAATGGCCCTGGTACATTGCGATTTCCCATGATGGACGTTTTGCCTATGTGACCAATAATACCAGCCGGAGCATTTCGGTGATTGATGTTGCCGCGCAAGCGGTGGTGAAAACGCTTGATTTGGGCTTCAAACCGTGGGCCATCGTCCTCTCTGGGGATGATTCCAAAGCATTCGTGGTCAATAACGATGAAGAAGTCATCACGGTTGTCGATTTGGCTACCGAATAA
- a CDS encoding nucleotidyltransferase domain-containing protein, with protein sequence MKSVDFAVRRKAYVTKLEESVQRMVKVLSRLPEVERVILFGSYARGRRDLLTDLDILVVMDTRLDILARTTFIYEQLFLPVDYDVLVYTPLELERWKEQPFLRQILEEGKVLYEKKSQR encoded by the coding sequence GTGAAATCCGTGGATTTCGCAGTAAGGCGTAAGGCGTATGTAACCAAACTGGAAGAATCGGTGCAGCGAATGGTCAAAGTACTCTCCCGTTTGCCAGAAGTGGAGCGCGTTATTCTTTTTGGTTCGTATGCTCGGGGGAGAAGGGACCTTTTGACTGACCTTGATATCCTGGTGGTGATGGATACTCGACTCGATATTCTTGCTCGAACGACTTTCATCTACGAACAACTCTTCCTACCGGTAGACTATGATGTCCTAGTTTATACCCCTTTAGAATTGGAACGGTGGAAGGAACAACCGTTTTTGAGACAGATCCTGGAAGAAGGAAAAGTGCTTTATGAGAAAAAATCCCAAAGATGA
- a CDS encoding HEPN domain-containing protein, whose translation MRKNPKDEGQRWLEQAKEDLKWAKELLERGGYYLVCFLSQQVGEKALKAYLYAQGEEIVLGHSIGRLCEAAGAYDPLFLSRGKRWVILDSYYIPTRYPNGLLESIPARVYTVEAAQSAIALAQEVVEVVISRCSLFR comes from the coding sequence ATGAGAAAAAATCCCAAAGATGAGGGTCAAAGATGGCTCGAACAGGCCAAAGAGGACCTGAAATGGGCAAAAGAGTTGTTAGAAAGAGGTGGATATTATCTGGTTTGTTTCCTGAGCCAGCAAGTGGGAGAAAAAGCGCTTAAAGCATATCTGTATGCCCAAGGGGAAGAAATCGTCCTGGGACACTCTATTGGAAGGCTCTGTGAGGCTGCTGGAGCATATGATCCGCTTTTTCTTTCCAGGGGAAAACGATGGGTTATCCTTGATAGTTATTATATTCCTACCCGTTACCCTAACGGTCTTTTAGAGAGTATTCCTGCCCGGGTGTACACCGTAGAGGCTGCTCAAAGTGCTATTGCTTTGGCCCAGGAAGTGGTTGAAGTGGTCATTAGTCGTTGCTCCCTTTTTCGCTAA